One window from the genome of Isachenkonia alkalipeptolytica encodes:
- a CDS encoding GNAT family N-acetyltransferase, whose protein sequence is MARYEFDGIETKNLILRRFKESDIKRFYTYRNHPEIRRYKGEGWCDCTFEKAKKFIREQAGAEPQKSNKWFQMAIELKSRGELIGDLGIYISDSDEWKAQIFVTIAPDYQQEGFAEEAATAGLNYAFSNLDVEEMVAIIDTRNQPAVSLLENLAFERQGDFTTNEEVDGEDRTEHLFTLGKEQWIGANI, encoded by the coding sequence TCGAAGGTTCAAGGAAAGTGACATCAAAAGATTTTACACCTACAGGAATCATCCGGAAATTCGACGGTACAAGGGAGAAGGATGGTGTGACTGTACCTTTGAAAAAGCCAAAAAGTTTATTAGGGAACAGGCAGGGGCGGAACCCCAAAAGTCGAATAAGTGGTTTCAAATGGCCATCGAGTTGAAATCAAGGGGGGAATTGATCGGAGATTTAGGAATTTACATTTCCGATTCCGATGAATGGAAAGCCCAAATTTTTGTAACAATTGCACCGGATTATCAGCAGGAAGGTTTTGCAGAAGAAGCGGCGACGGCGGGGCTGAACTATGCATTTTCGAATCTTGATGTTGAAGAGATGGTTGCCATTATTGATACTCGAAATCAACCAGCGGTAAGTTTGTTGGAAAATTTGGCTTTTGAACGACAGGGAGACTTTACAACCAATGAGGAAGTTGACGGAGAGGACCGCACCGAGCATTTATTTACCCTGGGGAAAGAACAATGGATTGGAGCTAATATTTAG